A genomic window from Pseudomonadota bacterium includes:
- the mobA gene encoding molybdenum cofactor guanylyltransferase MobA, protein MVAKPRDVVGVLLAGGLSRRMGGGDKCLRELGGETILARILTRVRPQVGRLVLNANGAPERFADYGLQVVSDAVLGYVGPLAGVLTGLEWASVHAPAAEWVASFATDAPFLPLDLVRRLADAVADDQADLACAASSGQSHPVFGLWPVRLRHDLRRALTLEGVRKVDDWTGRYRLATVEFATDPIDPFFNANRPEDLAAAETMVGETPG, encoded by the coding sequence ATGGTCGCCAAACCCCGCGACGTCGTCGGCGTGCTGCTCGCCGGCGGGCTGTCGCGTCGCATGGGCGGCGGCGATAAATGTCTAAGGGAGCTCGGCGGCGAGACCATCCTGGCCCGCATCCTCACGCGGGTGCGCCCTCAGGTCGGCCGGCTCGTGCTCAACGCCAATGGGGCGCCGGAGCGCTTCGCCGACTATGGCCTGCAGGTCGTGTCCGATGCGGTCTTGGGCTATGTCGGGCCGCTGGCCGGCGTGCTTACCGGCCTCGAATGGGCCTCGGTGCATGCGCCGGCCGCCGAATGGGTCGCCTCGTTTGCGACCGATGCGCCGTTCCTGCCCCTGGATCTGGTGCGCCGTCTGGCCGACGCGGTCGCCGACGACCAGGCCGATCTCGCCTGCGCCGCATCAAGCGGCCAGAGCCATCCGGTCTTCGGGCTGTGGCCGGTCAGGCTGCGTCACGACTTGCGGCGCGCGCTGACCCTGGAGGGTGTGCGCAAGGTCGACGACTGGACCGGCCGCTATCGCCTCGCCACGGTCGAATTCGCGACCGACCCCATCGACCCCTTCTTCAACGCCAACCGGCCGGAGGATCTGGCGGCGGCGGAGACGATGGTGGGGGAGACGCCCGGTTGA
- a CDS encoding LysE family translocator yields the protein MGETLVLNHWLAFAAASAVLVAIPGPTVLMVISYALGHGRKATAATVAGVSLGDLTAITASMLGVGAVLAASAAIFTAVKLVGAFYLVYIGIKLWRAPVGDQHLAVVEEAKPDRIFWHAYWVTALNPKGVVFFVAFLPQFFDAAAPILPQMVLFAITFVVIATLNSLLYALMASAARQSIRKPAVQRRVNRLGGSMLIGAGVFTAAWQKAGA from the coding sequence ATGGGAGAGACTCTCGTGCTCAATCACTGGCTCGCTTTCGCCGCCGCCTCGGCGGTTCTCGTCGCCATTCCCGGGCCGACGGTGCTGATGGTCATCTCCTATGCCCTCGGCCATGGACGCAAGGCGACGGCGGCGACGGTGGCGGGGGTGAGTCTCGGGGATTTGACCGCGATCACCGCCTCGATGCTGGGGGTGGGCGCCGTGCTGGCGGCCTCGGCGGCGATCTTCACCGCGGTCAAGCTGGTGGGCGCCTTCTATCTTGTCTATATCGGGATCAAGCTCTGGCGGGCGCCGGTCGGCGACCAGCATCTGGCGGTGGTCGAGGAAGCGAAGCCCGATCGTATCTTCTGGCATGCCTATTGGGTGACCGCCCTCAATCCCAAGGGGGTGGTGTTCTTCGTCGCCTTCCTGCCGCAGTTCTTCGATGCGGCCGCGCCGATCCTGCCGCAGATGGTCTTGTTCGCGATCACCTTCGTCGTGATCGCCACGCTGAACTCGCTCCTCTACGCGCTGATGGCCTCCGCCGCGCGCCAGTCGATCCGCAAGCCGGCGGTGCAGCGACGAGTCAACCGCCTCGGCGGCTCCATGCTCATCGGCGCCGGCGTCTTCACCGCGGCCTGGCAGAAGGCGGGCGCGTGA
- a CDS encoding DUF1697 domain-containing protein, whose amino-acid sequence MTTFVALLRGINVGGRNPVAMSDLRQLAAGLDLEEPRTLLQSGNLVFRSEGRTAEIARRLEDETKKRLALATTFILRTAKEWATIIARNPLADMAAGDPSHLVVVFLQEAPTAKAWKALAAAITGPEILSGSGKEAYIAYTAGIGRSRLTIEAIESKLGTRGTGRNWNTVLKLATLLED is encoded by the coding sequence GTGACGACCTTTGTCGCGCTTCTCCGCGGCATCAATGTCGGCGGCCGCAATCCTGTGGCCATGTCCGATCTGCGCCAGCTTGCGGCGGGGCTGGACCTCGAGGAGCCGCGCACGCTCCTGCAAAGCGGCAATCTCGTCTTTCGCAGCGAGGGACGGACGGCCGAGATCGCGCGTCGTCTGGAAGACGAGACGAAGAAGCGGCTCGCGCTCGCGACGACCTTCATCCTCCGCACCGCCAAGGAGTGGGCGACGATCATCGCCCGCAACCCGCTTGCGGACATGGCGGCCGGCGACCCTAGCCATCTCGTCGTCGTGTTTTTGCAGGAGGCTCCGACGGCGAAAGCCTGGAAGGCACTGGCGGCGGCGATCACCGGCCCGGAGATCCTCAGCGGCAGCGGGAAGGAAGCCTATATCGCCTATACCGCCGGGATCGGGCGCTCGCGGCTGACGATCGAGGCGATCGAATCCAAGCTCGGAACGCGTGGGACCGGCCGCAATTGGAACACAGTGCTCAAGCTCGCCACGCTGCTCGAGGATTGA